From the Malus domestica chromosome 17, GDT2T_hap1 genome, one window contains:
- the LOC103417139 gene encoding uncharacterized protein, protein MTTTVVPTVLSYKNYKDWSFRMKTYFLAEDLWDIVSGTVTKPPEGEEHKAWKKKDAKALYAIQNSCGDNTYKLIKGKTTAKEAWDTLVQKVRYGSVNLSDEDSSDENSSDEDSHDEANKPVCHVYPTPPDHDATLESAMEEALSTRGAGHDESIQETFVKYVKSDDWDNAIKFLRQHPQAASARMTDWPYTTALHYAIRKRCSVRIIQQLVDLMANALLETADSFGSALDCLINDCPEWVEAAECIVKKNLNIVTSVPSNRVPLVLVAQGTAKGERLARFLYSLTPHEQLNVSQAAHLISLGFHLQRLDIAWDLIQRYPKLAITKDLDKNIPLVTLASNGSAFKSGSRLNLWENLIYHGIRIKPLPPINKEKHEGDQKENQGHHLISSGMTLFRGLLANLQTLLGITHIYQKKLMHERVQQFLPLMWKASEGDGNILKRQKLIKALCVAAERGHVEYIFSFLKCSTLDFDAVQNEKGQNLYQIAAECRHHKIYNLIHVHDQLRKNGITLYFYPTAEMNRVGTTESYLGKKDDFGNNMLHTVATISPSSQIHDIQGAALQMQRELQWFKEVERIANPMDLESVNKDDKTPRKVFTENHKELGKEAEKSMKEIATSCTVVGALIVTIMFAAAFTVPGGNDKNDEKAGPPTFLTNKVYTTFIVLDAISLFSSTTSVIMFLGILTSRYFEDDFYKSLPIKMIIGLLTLFLSIATMMIVFSCGLYIMLDEKSSIVVPSILLATVPVTSFIWMQFPLLVELFISTFGRGIFYRNQKKLF, encoded by the exons ATGACAACTACAGTTGTTCCTACAGTTCTTAGCTATAAGAACTACAAGGATTGGAGTTTTCGGATGAAGACCTACTTTTTGGCCGAAGATCTTTGGGACATCGTCAGCGGCACCGTTACGAAACCTCCTGAAGGAGAAGAACATAAAGCTTGGAAGAAGAAGGATGCCAAGGCCTTATACGCAATCCAGAATTCTTGCGGGGATAACACTTACAAGCTTATCAAAGGCAAAACCACGGCCAAAGAAGCATGGGATACTTTGGTACAAAAAGTTCGTTACGGGTCTGTAAATTTATCAGATGAAGATTCATCAGATGAAAATTCATCAGATGAAGATTCACATGATGAAG cAAACAAGCCAGTTTGTCATGTGTATCCAACCCCGCCTGATCATGATGCTACGCTAGAGTCGGCAATGGAAGAAGCACTGAGCACTAGAg GAGCAGGACATGATGAGAGCATCCAAGAAACTTTCGTGAAATATGTCAAGTCTGATGATTGGGATAATGCGATCAAGTTTCTTCGCCAACATCCCCAGGCAGCAAGTGCAAGGATGACAGATTGGCCATATACAACAGCTCTTCACTACGCAATCAGGAAGAGGTGCAGCGTGCGCATTATACAACAGTTGGTGGATTTAATGGCAAACGCACTCTTGGAAACAGCAGACAGCTTCGGATCAGCTCTTGATTGTTTAATAAATGATTGTCCAGAATGGGTTGAAGCAGCTGAATGCATTGTTAAAAAGAACCTCAATATAGTTACTAGTGTACCTTCTAACCGTGTGCCTCTAGTTCTCGTGGCCCAAGGGACGGCAAAGGGGGAAAGATTGGCTCGCTTTCTCTATTCCCTCACTCCACACGAACAACTAAATGTTTCCCAGGCCGCTCATCTTATTTCTCTTGGTTTTCATCTCCAGAGACTTG ATATTGCTTGGGATTTGATACAACGTTACCCAAAATTGGCTATAACTAAAGACTTGGACAAGAATATTCCTTTAGTGACATTGGCCTCTAACGGTTCTGCATTCAAAAGTGGAAGCCGACTCAATTTATGGGAAAATTTGATCTATCATG GTATCCGCATAAAACCTCTTCCTCCCATCAACAAGGAAAAACATGAAGGTGACCAAAAAGAGAATCAAGGGCATCATCTCATTTCCTCAG GAATGACTTTATTCCGAGGACTACTGGCGAAtctccaaacacttttgg GAATCACTCATATATATCAAAAGAAATTGATGCATGAGCGGGTCCAACAATTTCTACCTCTCATGTGGAAAGCGAGCGAAGGAGATGGGAATATtttaaaaagacaaaaattgATCAAAGCATTGTGCGTGGCAGCAGAACGAGGGCATGTGgagtatattttttcttttctcaaatgTTCCACATTGGACTTTGATGCAGTTCAGAATGAAAAAGGCCAAAACCTGTACCAAATTGCCGCTGAATGCCGTCACCACAAAATTTATAATCTTATACATGTCCACGATCAGTTGCGCAAGAATGGTATAACATTATACTTCTATCCTACTGCCGAAATGAATAGAGTGGGGACAACAGAATCCTATCTGGGGAAGAAAGATGACTTTGGGAATAATATGCTACATACGGTAGCAACTATTAGCCCATCGTCACAAATTCATGACATTCAAGGTGCAGCTTTGCAAATGCAAAGAGAACTACAATGGTTTAAG gagGTAGAGAGGATTGCAAATCCCATGGATCTTGAATCTGTAAACAAAGATGATAAGACACCACGAAAAGTATTTACGGAGAATCACAAAGAATTGGGGAAGGAGGCAGAAAAGTCAATGAAGGAAATAGCAACTTCTTGTACAGTTGTAGGTGCTCTCATTGTCACCATCATGTTTGCTGCAGCATTCACAGTTCCTGGTGGAAATGATAAAAATGATGAAAAGGCAGGTCCTCCTACATTCTTAACTAATAAGGTATACACAACTTTTATAGTTTTAGATGCAATCTCACTCTTTTCTTCGACAACCTCTGTTATCATGTTTTTGGGCATTCTCACGTCACGTTATTTTGAAGATGATTTCTACAAATCTTTGCCCATAAAAATGATAATAGGCCTTCTCACCCTCTTTTTATCTATCGCCACAATGATGATTGTTTTTTCTTGTGGCCTTTACATTATGCTTGACGAGAAATCCTCCATTGTTGTCCCAAGCATTTTGCTTGCCACTGTTCCAGTTACCTCCTTCATCTGGATGCAATTTCCGTTGCTTGTTGAGTTATTCATATCTACTTTTGGACGGGGAATATTTTACAGGAACcagaaaaaattgttttga